The following proteins are encoded in a genomic region of Prosthecobacter sp. SYSU 5D2:
- a CDS encoding class I SAM-dependent methyltransferase codes for MNTNSMLSPASAVNESPRPANFTRRTARLTAKFWRAGHWHLIPLYHFLRLSDLAREGIERSGSYRFADHLYQNRASGRLLIGRLLDRVLLNTQAARGMRDRCVRSTRHLKQRLEETPGDLRLLAIPCGIPRDVTRLHSRTQRLHYTAMDVDESVLAAARMHLEADAPGLLSRTAFIHGDALNDLDFPEQPQDVIVSTGLGEFLDDAQLRTFYRNVFDSLAPGGTFYTSATRREGGSDYLMQAFELHAHYREQTDMQTLFAELPWHTVEYDHDTTGLQTFIVARK; via the coding sequence ATGAACACCAACTCCATGCTCTCCCCGGCCTCGGCCGTGAATGAATCCCCCCGGCCCGCCAATTTCACCCGGCGCACCGCCAGACTCACCGCCAAGTTTTGGCGTGCCGGCCACTGGCACCTCATTCCCCTCTATCACTTCCTCCGCCTCAGTGATCTTGCACGGGAGGGGATCGAGCGCAGCGGCAGCTACCGCTTTGCCGATCATCTTTATCAAAATCGCGCAAGCGGGCGGCTGCTCATCGGTCGCCTGCTGGACCGCGTGCTGCTCAACACGCAGGCCGCCCGGGGCATGCGCGATCGCTGTGTACGGTCCACGCGGCATTTGAAACAAAGGCTGGAGGAAACGCCAGGCGACCTCCGCCTGCTCGCCATCCCCTGCGGCATCCCTCGGGATGTCACCCGGCTCCATAGCCGCACGCAAAGGCTCCACTACACCGCCATGGATGTGGATGAAAGTGTGCTCGCCGCCGCCCGTATGCACCTCGAGGCCGATGCCCCCGGACTCCTCTCCAGAACCGCCTTCATCCATGGCGATGCACTCAATGACCTCGACTTCCCCGAGCAGCCTCAGGACGTCATCGTTAGCACCGGCCTCGGCGAGTTTCTGGACGATGCCCAGTTGCGCACCTTCTACCGCAATGTCTTCGATTCTCTCGCCCCCGGTGGCACCTTCTACACCAGTGCCACCCGGCGGGAGGGCGGCAGCGATTACCTCATGCAGGCCTTTGAGCTCCATGCCCATTACCGGGAGCAAACCGACATGCAGACCCTCTTTGCCGAACTCCCCTGGCACACCGTCGAATACGATCACGACACCACCGGCCTCCAAACCTTCATCGTCGCCAGAAAATGA
- a CDS encoding ferritin-like domain-containing protein, translated as MTYGDYLTTSEMTRWTLDTDIAWNDIQPELSLQQPDLLERVRDSALIESFFPIFTPRVLDLMWDCVTSTAIYSVQLFESYKHFHVFAQYLEAVGYRPIQDEEIIAIRRRNLDLKFDHPSRLLTRYMMSEHFAAHSFFKDAKQAQDPVLAHILNLVAKDEVRHCQFGFDLLALRLQKHPEEIDDVLDEAVHFRHIGELVVPETPVAKKNDFAAILAINRKMERLTGRKMSGEINQIMAA; from the coding sequence ATGACTTACGGAGACTACCTGACCACTTCTGAAATGACGCGCTGGACGCTGGATACGGACATCGCGTGGAACGACATCCAGCCTGAGCTTTCCCTGCAGCAGCCGGACCTGCTGGAGCGGGTGCGGGACTCGGCGCTCATTGAATCGTTTTTCCCCATCTTCACGCCGCGTGTGCTGGACCTGATGTGGGACTGCGTGACCAGCACCGCCATTTACAGCGTGCAGCTTTTCGAGAGCTACAAGCACTTCCATGTCTTTGCCCAATACCTGGAGGCGGTCGGCTACCGGCCCATTCAGGATGAGGAGATCATCGCCATCCGGCGGCGGAATCTGGACCTGAAGTTTGACCATCCTTCCCGCCTGCTGACGCGCTACATGATGAGCGAGCACTTCGCCGCGCATAGCTTTTTCAAAGATGCCAAACAGGCGCAGGATCCAGTGCTGGCGCATATTTTAAATCTGGTGGCCAAGGATGAAGTGAGGCACTGCCAGTTTGGTTTTGACCTGCTCGCGCTGCGCTTGCAAAAGCATCCCGAAGAAATTGACGACGTGCTGGATGAGGCCGTGCATTTCCGCCACATCGGCGAGCTGGTGGTGCCCGAGACCCCGGTGGCAAAGAAGAACGACTTCGCCGCCATCCTGGCCATCAACCGCAAGATGGAGCGCCTCACAGGCCGCAAGATGTCGGGAGAAATCAACCAGATCATGGCGGCATGA
- a CDS encoding acyl carrier protein, which produces MTPQQTLHRLRLNLPRLAPLLREDVPLNELALDSMDHVELLCAIHEEFGVRLTPAELAPGASLTSLARHISSAAVKA; this is translated from the coding sequence ATGACACCTCAACAAACACTTCATCGTCTGCGACTCAACCTGCCCCGTCTGGCTCCGCTTTTACGGGAGGATGTGCCGCTGAATGAGCTGGCACTGGACAGCATGGACCACGTGGAGCTGCTGTGCGCCATCCATGAGGAATTCGGCGTGCGGCTGACCCCGGCGGAACTGGCTCCGGGCGCGAGCCTGACCAGTCTGGCCCGGCATATTTCAAGCGCAGCCGTGAAGGCCTAA
- a CDS encoding acyl carrier protein → MSSPATTLDTLQMEAALLHLVNEMLPTLRLSPVDATPVSAETPLFENGRIDSMAILHVIGLIEEMTGAPVPDEKVSMKHFHSIAAITQAFCPASL, encoded by the coding sequence ATGTCCTCGCCCGCCACCACGCTTGATACCCTCCAGATGGAGGCTGCTCTGCTGCATCTCGTCAATGAAATGCTGCCGACGCTGCGCCTCTCCCCCGTGGATGCCACACCCGTTTCGGCAGAGACCCCGCTGTTTGAAAACGGCCGCATTGATAGCATGGCCATCCTTCACGTGATCGGTCTGATCGAAGAAATGACCGGTGCACCGGTGCCGGATGAAAAGGTCTCCATGAAACACTTCCATAGCATCGCCGCCATCACCCAAGCCTTTTGCCCTGCCTCCCTATGA
- a CDS encoding SDR family oxidoreductase has translation MKILLTGLTGNIGHEVARQLAGHQVMARVRDVTAAPVMEHVALLREDELDAARACEIIIHCAASTTFNAPLQTLREVNVEMTQNLLDFAVGCPALKRFVHVSTACVCGLDGGLIPENSLPEPSAFVNAYEQSKWEAEQRVLASGLPVCIARLSIVAGSEVDGSVRKRGALHHLLFWLWKGLIPMMPGTAETPVDMISTEHAARGVVSAALADAAPPVIHVCAGGRSPRLGELIQHVAQDFASTSAGWRSGAIAAPEIVDAETFALFEQTVQQSGDLLFQRVCTDSKSFLPGLLHSRVYATALAESLNPEPAYDWRKLSTLVTHHVLARHHA, from the coding sequence ATGAAAATATTACTCACTGGCCTAACTGGAAACATTGGGCATGAAGTTGCGAGGCAGCTCGCCGGGCATCAGGTGATGGCCAGGGTGCGGGATGTGACTGCAGCACCCGTCATGGAGCACGTGGCGCTGCTGCGTGAAGATGAGCTGGATGCAGCGCGAGCCTGTGAAATCATCATCCATTGCGCGGCCAGCACGACCTTCAATGCGCCTCTGCAGACTCTGCGTGAAGTGAATGTGGAGATGACGCAAAACTTGTTAGACTTTGCGGTCGGTTGTCCGGCGCTGAAACGCTTTGTGCATGTCAGCACGGCCTGTGTGTGTGGCCTGGACGGGGGGCTGATTCCAGAAAACAGCCTGCCTGAGCCGAGTGCCTTTGTGAATGCCTATGAGCAGAGCAAGTGGGAGGCGGAGCAGCGGGTGCTGGCCAGCGGACTGCCGGTCTGCATCGCCCGGCTGTCCATCGTGGCAGGCAGTGAAGTGGATGGCAGCGTGCGCAAGCGCGGGGCGCTGCATCACCTGCTGTTCTGGCTGTGGAAGGGCCTCATCCCCATGATGCCAGGCACGGCAGAGACGCCGGTGGATATGATCTCCACCGAGCACGCGGCACGTGGGGTGGTGAGTGCGGCCCTGGCCGATGCGGCACCGCCCGTCATCCATGTGTGCGCAGGCGGCAGAAGCCCCCGGCTGGGCGAGCTGATCCAGCATGTGGCACAGGATTTTGCCAGCACCAGCGCAGGCTGGCGCAGCGGTGCCATCGCCGCGCCGGAGATCGTGGATGCGGAGACCTTTGCCCTTTTTGAGCAGACTGTGCAGCAAAGCGGCGACCTGCTTTTCCAGCGTGTGTGCACGGATTCAAAATCCTTTCTGCCGGGCCTGCTGCATTCCCGAGTTTATGCCACCGCGCTGGCCGAATCTCTGAACCCCGAACCCGCCTATGACTGGCGGAAACTCTCCACCCTCGTTACCCACCATGTCCTCGCCCGCCACCACGCTTGA
- a CDS encoding 3-oxoacyl-[acyl-carrier-protein] synthase III C-terminal domain-containing protein, whose protein sequence is MKQDETHANSDLIALPGIRSHRALLPDRFLPLDELDVSSPHENLRAFGFDGAWIGDDIHALALKAGQGALDAAGLKAEEIGALLCGGALPSAHLRQSEKPGDTGLLGMFCYQASWLQDALGLERAFISGVAQQGCAGMFSALRQARALLMAEPDLEHVLCVGADAFPQGAMREVLYNVVSDAACAVVVSRENLRYRWLAHHQISKGWYWDVPTRQSEIIAAYFPTAAMTVRRVLAKADLKAGDVDLVIPTGVNAASWPILLRLCGIPEDRLFIPRQRFGHTIAADSFLMLEQARATGVLRPGQRVLLFAYGFGSSWSAIILEITDLI, encoded by the coding sequence ATGAAACAAGACGAGACACACGCCAACTCAGACTTAATAGCGCTGCCGGGAATCCGGTCACACCGGGCGCTGCTACCGGACAGGTTCCTGCCGCTCGATGAACTGGATGTGTCGTCACCGCATGAGAACTTGCGGGCCTTCGGTTTTGACGGTGCGTGGATTGGTGATGACATCCATGCGCTGGCATTGAAGGCAGGGCAGGGCGCGCTGGATGCGGCGGGACTGAAGGCGGAGGAGATCGGTGCGCTGTTGTGTGGGGGAGCCTTGCCTTCGGCTCATCTGCGGCAGAGCGAGAAGCCGGGGGACACGGGACTGCTGGGGATGTTTTGTTATCAGGCGAGCTGGCTGCAAGATGCGCTGGGGCTGGAGCGGGCTTTCATCAGCGGCGTGGCTCAGCAGGGATGCGCAGGGATGTTTTCCGCCCTTCGGCAGGCTCGTGCGCTGCTGATGGCAGAGCCGGATCTGGAGCATGTGCTGTGCGTGGGCGCGGATGCTTTTCCACAAGGGGCCATGCGGGAGGTACTTTATAATGTAGTAAGTGATGCGGCCTGCGCGGTGGTAGTCTCGCGTGAGAACCTGCGCTATCGGTGGCTGGCGCATCACCAAATTTCCAAAGGCTGGTATTGGGACGTGCCCACGCGGCAGAGCGAGATCATCGCGGCCTATTTTCCAACTGCGGCGATGACCGTGCGCCGGGTGCTGGCCAAGGCGGACCTCAAAGCCGGGGACGTGGATCTGGTGATCCCGACGGGTGTGAATGCTGCAAGCTGGCCCATCCTGCTGCGGCTGTGCGGCATTCCTGAGGACCGGCTTTTTATTCCGCGGCAGCGCTTTGGCCACACCATCGCGGCGGACAGCTTTTTGATGCTGGAGCAGGCGCGGGCGACAGGCGTTCTCAGGCCGGGGCAGCGGGTGCTGCTCTTTGCGTATGGCTTCGGCTCGAGCTGGTCGGCCATCATTCTTGAAATCACAGATCTCATCTAA
- a CDS encoding LysR family transcriptional regulator has protein sequence MNIHHLELFYYVAKHRGVSAAARHIPYGIQQPAISAQIIQLEDSLGITLFQRRPFELTPEGRELFTHIEPFFTGLPKLADRLRGGREIRLRIGAPAAIQQNYLPRILKAMRRRFARLEFSLLTGSQSEFEACLLADELDIAVTSVFGKPAPGLRQHELLSLPLALMVPEKSRIKSPQDLWKQDRIDEPLICVDSADALCRCFQHELQRRKIEWFPSLELASLDLVAEYAAQGFGIGLVLDQPDHRPPPGTRRLSLIDFPRLTYVAMWPGKPTPMIESFLQGAQGMAVELGNLKP, from the coding sequence GTGAACATCCACCACCTGGAACTCTTTTATTACGTGGCCAAGCACCGGGGTGTCAGCGCTGCGGCGCGGCACATTCCTTATGGCATCCAGCAGCCCGCCATCAGCGCCCAGATCATCCAGCTTGAGGACAGCCTGGGCATCACCTTGTTTCAGCGCCGCCCGTTTGAACTGACGCCGGAAGGCCGCGAGCTTTTTACCCACATCGAGCCTTTTTTCACCGGCCTGCCCAAGCTCGCCGACAGGCTCCGGGGCGGGCGCGAGATCCGCCTGCGCATTGGTGCACCTGCTGCCATCCAGCAGAATTATCTGCCCCGCATCCTGAAGGCCATGCGCCGCCGGTTTGCCCGGCTGGAATTCAGCCTCCTCACTGGCAGCCAGAGCGAGTTCGAAGCCTGCCTCCTGGCGGATGAACTCGACATCGCCGTCACCAGCGTCTTTGGCAAACCCGCCCCCGGCCTGCGCCAGCATGAGCTTCTCTCCCTTCCGCTCGCCCTCATGGTGCCGGAAAAAAGCCGCATCAAAAGCCCCCAGGATCTCTGGAAACAGGACCGCATTGATGAACCGCTTATCTGTGTGGATTCCGCCGATGCCCTCTGCCGCTGCTTCCAGCATGAACTCCAGCGCCGCAAGATCGAATGGTTCCCTTCCCTGGAACTCGCCTCGCTGGATCTCGTGGCCGAATATGCCGCGCAGGGATTTGGGATCGGCTTGGTCCTGGACCAGCCGGATCACCGCCCTCCTCCCGGCACACGACGCCTGTCGCTGATCGATTTCCCCCGGCTCACTTACGTAGCCATGTGGCCCGGCAAGCCCACCCCGATGATCGAATCCTTTCTTCAAGGTGCACAGGGAATGGCGGTCGAACTTGGCAATCTGAAACCCTGA
- a CDS encoding Gfo/Idh/MocA family oxidoreductase produces the protein MNTETTPTTRRDFIGKTAAATAVTVATSGLTIAQSANVAGSDRIKVGLIGTGGRGSGAANQALSTKQEGVELYAVADAFKEKAEGALSNLRTKHAEKVKVDDSRIYAGLDGYKEVIDTCDLVILTTPPGFRPYHFEAAVNAGKHVFMEKPVAVDAPGVRKVLEMAKIADEKNLKVVVGLQRRYQNCYKEALKQVKEQNIIGDIVSGQVYWNGGGIWFRDKQPGQSELMYQLNNWYFFTWLCGDHINEQHIHNIDVANWFIGGHPVSAQGMGGREQRTDKKFGQIFDHHYVEFTYENGVRINSQCRHQSGVYNAVREEFTGTKGKIYLDNKPNCYAVDHKGNVIWKYRPVGGEDPLAEAAKPKRSRRSSDPDPYQIEHDILQAAVRDNTPINNAYYGAESTMTAVMGRMATYSGKEITWDECFNSKVQHMPAIVTAETEPPAKPDGDGGYPVAIPGVKVEGVEII, from the coding sequence ATGAATACCGAAACGACCCCCACCACCCGCCGCGACTTCATCGGCAAAACCGCCGCGGCCACCGCCGTCACCGTCGCCACCAGCGGCCTCACCATCGCCCAGTCTGCCAATGTGGCCGGCAGCGACCGCATCAAAGTCGGCCTCATCGGCACCGGCGGCCGCGGCTCAGGCGCCGCCAACCAGGCCCTCAGCACCAAGCAGGAAGGCGTGGAGCTTTATGCCGTCGCGGATGCCTTCAAAGAAAAAGCCGAGGGCGCCCTCTCCAACCTCCGCACCAAACACGCGGAAAAAGTCAAAGTGGACGACTCCCGCATCTATGCCGGGCTCGACGGCTACAAGGAGGTCATTGACACCTGCGACCTCGTCATCCTCACCACCCCTCCCGGCTTCCGCCCTTATCACTTCGAAGCCGCCGTCAATGCCGGCAAGCACGTCTTCATGGAGAAGCCCGTCGCCGTGGACGCCCCCGGCGTTCGCAAAGTCCTCGAGATGGCCAAAATCGCCGATGAAAAAAACCTCAAGGTCGTCGTCGGCCTCCAGCGCCGTTACCAGAACTGCTACAAAGAAGCCCTCAAGCAGGTCAAGGAGCAGAACATCATCGGCGACATCGTCTCCGGCCAGGTCTATTGGAACGGCGGCGGCATCTGGTTCCGTGACAAACAGCCCGGCCAGTCCGAGCTCATGTACCAGCTCAACAACTGGTACTTTTTCACCTGGCTCTGCGGCGATCACATCAACGAGCAGCACATCCATAACATTGACGTCGCCAACTGGTTCATCGGTGGCCATCCCGTCAGCGCCCAGGGCATGGGCGGCCGCGAGCAGCGCACCGACAAAAAATTCGGCCAGATCTTCGACCACCATTACGTCGAGTTCACCTATGAAAATGGCGTCCGCATCAACAGCCAGTGCCGCCACCAGTCCGGCGTGTACAACGCCGTGCGCGAAGAGTTCACCGGCACCAAAGGCAAGATCTACCTGGACAACAAGCCCAACTGCTACGCCGTGGATCACAAAGGCAACGTCATCTGGAAATACCGCCCCGTCGGTGGAGAAGATCCGCTGGCCGAGGCCGCCAAGCCGAAGCGGTCCCGCCGCAGCAGCGATCCTGACCCCTATCAGATCGAGCACGACATCCTCCAGGCAGCCGTGCGGGATAACACCCCCATCAACAACGCCTACTACGGTGCCGAATCCACCATGACCGCCGTCATGGGCCGCATGGCCACCTACTCCGGCAAGGAGATCACCTGGGACGAGTGCTTCAACTCCAAAGTTCAGCACATGCCCGCCATCGTCACCGCCGAGACCGAGCCCCCCGCCAAACCCGATGGCGACGGCGGCTACCCCGTCGCCATCCCCGGCGTCAAGGTCGAAGGCGTCGAGATCATCTAA
- a CDS encoding sugar phosphate isomerase/epimerase family protein: protein MKIGFNLLLWTGHVTEENFPVIEKLKAAGYDGVEIPIFDVSNAAHFATIGRVLRDNGLEATAVTVLPDEAHNAISPDAANRQGAIDHLKRVLECAHNAGVQTLCGPYYQVLGQFTGKYPTEEELNRAAEVHRAISPVAEAAGVKCAIEALNRFESHLLNTMEQAASYAKRVDHANFGTMYDTFHANIEEKCPFTAIETVYNSGKLNHVHISENDRGTPGRGHINITEQIQKLKSLGYDGWMTIEAFGGSLPDLAAATRVWRDFFPSPDQVYLEGIEVIKKAWNA from the coding sequence ATGAAAATCGGCTTTAATCTCCTCCTTTGGACCGGTCACGTGACCGAAGAAAACTTCCCCGTCATCGAGAAACTCAAGGCCGCCGGCTACGACGGTGTGGAGATCCCCATCTTCGATGTCAGCAATGCCGCCCACTTTGCCACCATCGGCCGCGTGCTGAGGGACAATGGCCTGGAGGCCACCGCCGTCACCGTCCTGCCTGATGAAGCGCACAATGCCATCAGCCCCGACGCCGCCAACCGCCAGGGTGCCATTGACCACCTGAAGCGCGTTCTGGAGTGCGCCCATAATGCCGGCGTGCAGACCCTCTGCGGCCCTTATTACCAGGTGCTCGGCCAGTTCACCGGCAAATATCCCACTGAGGAAGAGCTGAACCGCGCTGCTGAAGTGCATCGCGCCATCTCCCCCGTCGCCGAAGCAGCCGGCGTCAAATGCGCCATCGAAGCGCTGAACCGCTTTGAATCCCACCTCCTCAACACCATGGAGCAGGCCGCCAGCTACGCCAAGCGCGTGGACCACGCCAACTTCGGCACGATGTATGACACCTTCCATGCGAACATCGAGGAAAAGTGCCCCTTCACCGCCATCGAGACCGTTTATAATTCTGGCAAGCTGAACCATGTCCACATCTCCGAAAACGACCGTGGCACTCCCGGACGCGGCCACATCAACATCACGGAGCAGATCCAGAAGCTGAAGTCCCTGGGCTACGACGGCTGGATGACCATCGAGGCCTTCGGCGGCTCCCTGCCGGACCTCGCCGCCGCCACCCGCGTCTGGCGTGATTTCTTCCCCTCACCTGACCAGGTTTACCTCGAAGGCATCGAGGTGATCAAGAAAGCCTGGAATGCCTGA
- a CDS encoding LysM peptidoglycan-binding domain-containing protein: protein MIPAARLLTFAAVCSLLTSCQNGQSLGGNDPYVSNYGNDGGYNPYPGQPGYAQGGSSSSIPTYTPPPAPVEADPYAFNAPTSSSSSSGSSSYTAPKKTTTSSSKPKTSTKSTAKKSSGSGSYKVVSGDTLYGIARKRSTTVAKIKSANGLKSDLIRPGQTLKIP from the coding sequence ATGATCCCCGCCGCCCGCCTCCTGACCTTCGCCGCCGTCTGCTCCCTGCTGACTTCCTGCCAAAACGGCCAGTCCCTGGGCGGCAATGATCCCTACGTCTCCAACTACGGCAACGACGGCGGCTACAACCCGTATCCCGGCCAGCCTGGATATGCCCAGGGCGGCAGCTCCTCCAGCATCCCCACCTACACCCCGCCGCCCGCCCCGGTGGAGGCGGACCCGTATGCCTTCAATGCGCCCACGAGCTCAAGTTCAAGCTCCGGCTCCAGCAGCTACACCGCCCCCAAGAAAACCACCACATCTTCCTCCAAGCCGAAAACCTCGACCAAATCCACCGCCAAAAAATCTTCCGGCAGCGGCAGTTATAAAGTTGTCTCTGGCGACACCCTTTATGGCATCGCCCGCAAGCGCAGCACCACCGTCGCCAAAATCAAATCTGCCAACGGCCTCAAATCCGACCTCATCCGCCCCGGCCAGACTTTGAAGATCCCGTAA
- a CDS encoding dihydroxy-acid dehydratase: MPPTLLNWNSSSLTHGWQRGVKSFYWGLGFHEADFDKPQIGIATPLLDGNLCNMKAYEVAKLIQTGCAEAGLIAFPFGVSGVSDNITQGHEGGASSLVSRNLMANGAEMVTSAHCYDGMIGVHHCDKNGPAFAMALARLNYPGLIVNGGSILPGCHAGKPVTILDSYDSQAQANNGTMSYQESEDIIRAACPGAGGCGIAASFNTWGIALEAMGLSLPDTSSIPAVDAAKKDDCLRVGQAMRNLLELDLRPRAIITKAAMTNAMTAIAAMGGSTNGVLHILAVAREAGLDFTLRDVQTICRRTPVYCNFAPRGRGTMADLHRIGGTAMLLRHFLKAGLLDGTCITVTGKTLAENVAHCPDVPADQDLIAPLGQPFKDYADLQICFGNLAPHGMVFKVSSRQSPRFKGRAICFDSVQAVSQAATEKRIRPGHFVVLRGVGPIAAGMPELLVASAALAVPELDGQVAFLSDGRVSGVSHGVMGIHCSPEAAVGGPIAAVQDGDEIEFDLLEGTIHLHADLTTRPTAWPKPNPRRGYLADFAATAQQAHEGCISSWVLQK, from the coding sequence ATGCCGCCCACACTGCTCAACTGGAATTCTTCCTCACTCACCCACGGCTGGCAGCGTGGTGTCAAATCCTTCTACTGGGGTCTCGGCTTTCATGAAGCGGACTTTGACAAGCCACAGATCGGCATCGCCACCCCCCTTCTGGATGGCAACCTCTGTAACATGAAGGCCTACGAGGTGGCCAAACTGATCCAGACTGGCTGTGCAGAGGCCGGTCTCATCGCCTTTCCATTCGGCGTCTCAGGCGTCAGCGACAACATCACCCAGGGCCATGAAGGCGGAGCTTCCTCCCTGGTTTCCCGCAATCTCATGGCCAATGGGGCGGAGATGGTCACCAGCGCCCATTGTTACGACGGCATGATCGGCGTCCATCATTGTGATAAAAACGGCCCCGCCTTTGCCATGGCCCTGGCCCGGCTGAACTATCCGGGCCTCATCGTCAATGGCGGCAGCATCCTGCCCGGCTGCCACGCCGGTAAACCTGTCACCATCCTCGATTCCTATGATTCCCAGGCTCAGGCCAATAACGGCACCATGAGCTACCAGGAGTCCGAGGACATCATCCGCGCCGCCTGTCCTGGAGCCGGCGGCTGCGGCATCGCCGCCTCCTTTAATACCTGGGGCATTGCCCTGGAGGCCATGGGCCTCAGCCTGCCGGACACCTCCTCCATCCCTGCTGTGGATGCCGCCAAAAAGGACGATTGCCTCCGCGTGGGACAGGCCATGCGCAATCTTTTGGAGCTGGATCTCCGCCCACGCGCCATCATCACCAAGGCCGCGATGACCAATGCCATGACCGCCATCGCCGCCATGGGCGGCTCCACCAATGGCGTTCTCCACATCCTCGCCGTCGCCCGTGAGGCGGGCCTGGACTTTACCCTGCGGGATGTCCAGACCATCTGCCGCCGCACTCCTGTTTACTGCAATTTCGCCCCCCGTGGCCGTGGCACCATGGCGGATCTCCACCGCATCGGCGGTACCGCCATGCTCCTGCGCCACTTCTTAAAAGCGGGTCTGCTGGATGGAACCTGCATCACCGTCACCGGGAAAACACTGGCCGAAAACGTCGCTCACTGCCCGGATGTCCCGGCGGACCAGGACCTCATTGCCCCCCTGGGCCAGCCTTTCAAAGACTACGCCGACCTTCAAATCTGCTTCGGCAATCTCGCCCCCCACGGCATGGTCTTCAAAGTCTCCTCCCGCCAGAGTCCCCGGTTCAAAGGCCGCGCCATCTGCTTCGACAGTGTGCAGGCGGTCTCCCAGGCCGCCACGGAAAAGCGCATCCGCCCGGGCCACTTCGTCGTCCTGCGCGGTGTCGGCCCCATCGCTGCCGGCATGCCCGAACTTCTCGTCGCCTCGGCCGCGCTCGCCGTTCCGGAGCTGGATGGCCAGGTCGCCTTCCTGTCGGATGGCCGGGTCTCTGGCGTTTCCCACGGCGTCATGGGCATCCACTGCTCCCCGGAGGCAGCCGTCGGCGGCCCCATCGCCGCCGTACAGGATGGTGATGAGATCGAGTTCGACCTCCTGGAAGGTACCATCCACCTCCACGCCGACCTCACCACCCGCCCGACGGCTTGGCCGAAACCTAATCCCCGTCGTGGCTACCTGGCCGACTTCGCCGCCACCGCCCAGCAAGCTCACGAAGGCTGCATCTCCTCCTGGGTGCTCCAAAAATAA